In the Bordetella genomosp. 10 genome, one interval contains:
- the miaA gene encoding tRNA (adenosine(37)-N6)-dimethylallyltransferase MiaA produces MAHLPIICLTGPTAAGKSAATLALAQRWPLEIVNVDSATIYRGMDIGTAKPTPDERRQAPQHLLDIRDPAQSYSAAEFRADALGLIADIHARGRIPLLAGGTMLYYKALREGLDDLPRADPALRADLETRAAQAGWPALHAELARLDPATAARLAPNDSQRIQRALEICLLSGQPMSALLGKAGGRAADEEAAYRYVTISLEPSDRLRLHERIAWRFDAMLAQGLVEEVRALRARGDLHPGLPSVRCVGYRQFWDYLEGETDLAEARERGIAATRQLAKRQITWLRAQPGRTIVDCLAGDAVARVIDACAPLLETRSAG; encoded by the coding sequence ATGGCCCACCTGCCCATCATCTGCCTCACCGGCCCCACCGCGGCCGGCAAAAGCGCCGCCACCCTGGCCCTGGCGCAGCGCTGGCCGCTGGAAATCGTCAACGTCGATTCCGCCACCATCTATCGCGGCATGGATATCGGCACCGCCAAGCCGACGCCCGACGAGCGCAGACAGGCGCCGCAGCACCTGCTCGACATCCGCGACCCGGCCCAGTCCTATTCCGCGGCGGAATTCCGCGCCGACGCCCTGGGCCTGATCGCGGACATCCATGCGCGCGGCCGCATACCCTTGCTGGCCGGGGGCACCATGCTCTACTACAAGGCCCTGCGCGAGGGCCTGGACGACCTGCCGCGGGCCGATCCCGCCCTGCGCGCCGACCTGGAGACGCGCGCCGCCCAGGCGGGCTGGCCGGCCCTGCACGCCGAACTGGCGCGGCTGGACCCCGCCACCGCCGCGCGCCTGGCGCCCAACGACAGCCAACGCATCCAGCGCGCCCTGGAAATCTGCCTGCTCAGCGGCCAGCCGATGTCGGCCCTGCTGGGCAAGGCGGGCGGCCGCGCCGCGGATGAGGAGGCGGCCTACCGCTACGTCACGATCAGCCTGGAGCCCTCGGACCGCCTGCGCCTGCACGAGCGCATCGCGTGGCGTTTCGACGCGATGCTGGCGCAGGGACTGGTGGAGGAAGTGCGCGCGCTGCGGGCGCGCGGCGATCTGCATCCCGGCCTGCCCTCGGTGCGCTGCGTGGGCTACCGGCAGTTCTGGGATTACCTGGAGGGCGAGACCGACCTGGCCGAGGCGCGCGAGCGCGGCATCGCCGCCACGCGGCAACTGGCCAAGCGGCAGATCACCTGGCTGCGGGCGCAGCCCGGGCGCACCATCGTGGACTGCCTGGCCGGCGACGCGGTCGCGCGGGTGATCGACGCCTGCGCGCCGCTGCTGGAGACGCGATCGGCCGGTTGA
- the purM gene encoding phosphoribosylformylglycinamidine cyclo-ligase: MTNQPQAPLTYRDAGVDIDAGDALVDRIKPLAARTMRAGVLAGIGGFGALFEVPKKYREPVLVSGTDGVGTKLKLAFEWNRHDTVGIDLVAMSVNDILVQGAESLFFLDYFACGKLSVDTAAAVVGGIARGCELAGCALIGGETAEMPGMYPDGEYDLAGFAVGAVEKSAIIDGKSIQPGDAVLGLASSGAHSNGFSLLRKIVERAGAKPTDDFHGQPLGDVVMAPTRIYVKQVLAALAAHGTAIKGLAHITGGGLVDNVPRILQPGLAVTLHRDAWAMPPLFTWLQQQGGVADAEMHRVFNCGIGMVIVVDAAQADAIAATLRAQGETVSRIGEVVAREGDAPQTVVV, encoded by the coding sequence ATGACAAATCAACCCCAAGCTCCGTTGACCTACCGCGACGCCGGCGTCGACATCGACGCGGGCGACGCCCTGGTCGACCGCATCAAGCCGTTGGCTGCCCGCACCATGCGCGCGGGCGTGCTGGCCGGCATCGGGGGCTTCGGCGCCCTGTTCGAAGTGCCGAAGAAATACCGCGAGCCGGTGCTGGTTTCCGGCACCGACGGCGTCGGCACCAAGCTCAAGCTGGCCTTCGAGTGGAACCGGCATGACACCGTCGGCATCGACCTGGTGGCAATGAGCGTAAACGACATTCTCGTCCAAGGCGCGGAATCGTTGTTCTTCCTCGATTATTTCGCCTGCGGCAAGCTGTCGGTGGACACCGCCGCGGCCGTGGTCGGCGGCATCGCGCGCGGCTGCGAACTGGCCGGCTGCGCCCTGATCGGCGGTGAGACCGCCGAAATGCCGGGCATGTATCCCGACGGCGAATACGACCTGGCCGGTTTCGCGGTCGGCGCGGTGGAGAAGTCCGCCATCATCGACGGCAAGTCGATCCAGCCGGGCGACGCGGTGCTGGGCCTGGCCTCCAGCGGCGCGCATTCCAACGGCTTTTCGCTGCTGCGCAAGATCGTCGAGCGCGCCGGCGCCAAGCCGACCGACGATTTCCACGGACAGCCCCTGGGCGACGTCGTCATGGCGCCGACCCGCATCTACGTCAAGCAGGTGCTGGCCGCGCTGGCCGCGCACGGCACGGCCATCAAGGGCCTGGCCCACATCACCGGCGGCGGCCTGGTCGACAACGTGCCGCGCATCCTGCAACCCGGGCTCGCCGTCACGCTGCATCGCGACGCCTGGGCCATGCCCCCGTTGTTCACCTGGCTGCAACAGCAGGGCGGCGTCGCCGACGCGGAAATGCACCGGGTGTTCAATTGCGGCATCGGCATGGTCATCGTCGTCGACGCGGCGCAGGCCGACGCCATCGCCGCCACCCTGCGCGCGCAGGGCGAAACGGTCAGCCGCATCGGCGAGGTCGTGGCGCGCGAAGGCGACGCGCCGCAGACCGTGGTGGTGTAA
- the hda gene encoding DnaA regulatory inactivator Hda — protein sequence MNRQLLLSVLPESAPTLANFVPGPNQAALAAVRTLAPGRALYLWGAAGCGRSHLLRALAAAPGARYITAGMEARAALPALAQSDAQAAMPAVIAVDDIHLMDDAGQAALFALYNRWRESAATGRAFALAVAGDRAPLAMPLREDLRTRLGWDLVYGLAQLSDADKLEALAKQAAERGLQLSPEVLNWMLTHYDRDMRRLATLLDALDRYSLATRRPINISLLRTMLADQDIHTK from the coding sequence ATGAACCGCCAGTTGCTGCTATCCGTCCTCCCCGAGTCAGCGCCCACGCTGGCCAACTTCGTGCCTGGTCCGAACCAGGCGGCGTTGGCGGCCGTGCGCACGCTGGCGCCGGGACGGGCCCTGTATCTCTGGGGCGCGGCCGGTTGCGGGCGCAGCCACCTGTTGCGCGCCCTGGCGGCCGCCCCCGGCGCGCGTTACATCACCGCGGGCATGGAAGCCCGCGCCGCGCTGCCCGCCCTGGCCCAGAGCGACGCCCAGGCCGCCATGCCGGCGGTGATCGCGGTCGACGACATCCATCTCATGGACGACGCCGGGCAGGCCGCCCTGTTTGCCTTGTACAATCGCTGGCGCGAATCCGCCGCGACCGGGCGCGCCTTCGCCCTGGCCGTCGCGGGCGACCGCGCGCCGCTGGCCATGCCGTTGCGCGAGGACTTGCGCACCCGGCTGGGCTGGGATCTCGTCTACGGGCTGGCCCAGTTGTCCGACGCCGACAAGCTGGAAGCGCTGGCCAAGCAGGCCGCCGAACGGGGGCTGCAACTGAGCCCGGAAGTGCTCAACTGGATGCTGACCCACTACGATCGCGACATGCGGCGTCTCGCGACCCTGCTGGACGCGCTCGACCGCTACTCGCTGGCTACCCGCCGGCCCATCAACATTTCCCTGCTGCGCACCATGCTGGCAGATCAGGACATACATACGAAATGA
- a CDS encoding HAD family hydrolase: MSAARRLALFDLDHTLLPLDSDYQWADFLARTGRAGDPIEARARNEDLMDRYNRGELTAEQSAEFMLGLLAAHTPFDLAAWHEEFMALVIRPAISLPAMRLVQSHLEAGDLCAVVTATNRFVTAPIARAFGVPHLIATEAEYVAGRYTGRIEGVPSFKEGKVLRVNDWLAGMGLALADFSETFFYSDSVNDVPLLEVVNRPVAANPSPALREIAQARGWKVLDLFAHMEDAKS, from the coding sequence ATGAGTGCTGCCCGCCGCCTGGCCCTGTTCGACCTGGACCACACCCTGCTTCCGCTGGACAGCGACTACCAATGGGCCGATTTCCTGGCGCGCACGGGCCGCGCCGGCGATCCCATCGAGGCGCGCGCGCGCAACGAAGACCTGATGGACCGCTACAACCGCGGCGAGCTGACCGCCGAACAGTCGGCCGAGTTCATGCTGGGCCTGCTGGCGGCGCACACGCCGTTCGACCTGGCGGCCTGGCATGAAGAATTCATGGCGCTGGTCATCCGGCCCGCCATTTCCCTGCCGGCCATGCGCCTGGTGCAATCGCACCTGGAAGCCGGCGACCTGTGCGCGGTGGTCACCGCCACCAACCGCTTCGTCACCGCGCCCATCGCCCGCGCCTTCGGCGTGCCGCACCTGATCGCCACGGAAGCCGAATACGTCGCCGGCCGCTACACCGGCCGCATCGAAGGCGTGCCCAGCTTCAAGGAAGGCAAGGTCTTGCGGGTCAACGACTGGCTGGCCGGCATGGGGCTGGCGCTTGCGGATTTTTCCGAAACGTTCTTTTATAGCGATTCGGTCAACGACGTTCCGCTGCTCGAAGTCGTCAACCGCCCGGTCGCGGCCAATCCCAGTCCGGCGCTGCGCGAGATCGCGCAGGCGCGCGGCTGGAAGGTGCTGGACCTGTTCGCGCACATGGAAGATGCCAAATCCTGA
- the pcnB gene encoding polynucleotide adenylyltransferase PcnB: protein MITETIRKFVGRLFPARGPLRISRDKHGIDRRNVSRHAIKVCEVLREHGYEAYIVGGAVRDLIVGIEPKDFDVATNATPEEIRPLFRRARIIGRRFQLVHVVFGQEIIETSTFRAPASEDQETDEHGRILRDNVFGSQAEDAARRDFTLNALYYDPLTEEVIDYHNGVADLKKRVVRMIGDPNKRYREDPVRMLRAVRFAAKLNGSIDPATRDPIRTMAELIENVPASRLFDEMLKLLTCGHAMDCLRQLRAQGLHHGVLPLLDVVLEQPGGERFVELALERTDARVRAGKSISPSFLFAALLWQLVEARWHQLSKGGEHTIPALIQAADSVLDEQTEKLAIQRRFSSDMREIWFMQPRFERRVGKNVFRMLEQPRFRAACDFLQLRAAAGEFDSVLAQWWMDLANGDDITRAQMLDEASRAPRGRDEEPAPRRRRRPRRKPNTGAAPQDAGA from the coding sequence ATGATCACTGAAACCATAAGAAAATTCGTCGGCCGGCTGTTTCCGGCACGCGGTCCCCTGCGCATATCGCGCGACAAGCACGGGATCGATCGCCGCAACGTTTCGCGGCACGCCATCAAGGTCTGCGAGGTGCTGCGCGAGCACGGCTACGAGGCCTACATCGTCGGCGGCGCGGTGCGCGACCTGATCGTCGGCATCGAGCCCAAGGACTTCGACGTCGCCACCAACGCCACGCCCGAGGAAATCCGCCCCCTGTTCCGCCGCGCCCGCATCATCGGCCGGCGCTTCCAGTTGGTGCACGTGGTCTTCGGCCAGGAGATCATCGAGACCTCCACCTTCCGCGCCCCGGCCTCGGAAGACCAGGAGACCGACGAGCATGGACGCATCCTGCGCGACAACGTCTTCGGCTCGCAGGCGGAAGACGCGGCGCGGCGCGATTTCACGCTGAACGCGCTGTACTACGACCCGCTGACCGAAGAGGTCATCGACTATCACAACGGCGTCGCCGACCTGAAGAAGCGCGTCGTGCGCATGATCGGCGATCCCAACAAGCGCTATCGCGAAGACCCCGTGCGCATGCTGCGCGCGGTGCGTTTCGCGGCCAAGCTCAACGGCAGCATCGATCCGGCCACGCGCGATCCCATCCGCACCATGGCCGAGCTGATCGAAAACGTCCCGGCCTCGCGGCTGTTCGACGAAATGCTCAAGCTGCTGACCTGCGGCCACGCGATGGACTGCCTGCGCCAGTTGCGCGCCCAGGGCCTGCACCATGGCGTGCTGCCGCTGCTGGACGTGGTGCTGGAGCAGCCCGGCGGCGAGCGCTTCGTCGAGCTGGCGCTGGAACGCACCGATGCCCGCGTGCGCGCCGGCAAGAGCATCAGCCCCAGTTTCCTGTTTGCCGCGCTGTTGTGGCAGTTGGTGGAAGCGCGCTGGCACCAGTTGTCCAAGGGCGGCGAGCACACCATCCCGGCGTTGATCCAGGCGGCCGATTCGGTGCTGGACGAACAGACCGAGAAGCTGGCCATCCAGCGCCGCTTCTCTTCCGACATGCGCGAGATCTGGTTCATGCAGCCGCGCTTCGAGCGCCGCGTCGGCAAGAACGTGTTCCGCATGCTGGAGCAGCCGCGCTTCCGCGCCGCCTGCGACTTCCTGCAACTGCGCGCGGCCGCCGGCGAATTCGACAGCGTGCTGGCGCAATGGTGGATGGACCTGGCCAACGGCGACGACATCACCCGGGCGCAGATGCTGGACGAGGCCTCGCGCGCGCCGCGCGGCCGCGACGAGGAACCGGCGCCGCGCCGCCGCCGCCGTCCGCGCCGCAAGCCCAATACCGGCGCGGCGCCGCAGGACGCCGGCGCATGA
- a CDS encoding 2-amino-4-hydroxy-6-hydroxymethyldihydropteridine diphosphokinase: protein MTDDGAPAAVTAYIGLGANLGDAGATLRQALRELAASKGITACEASPFYRSAPVDAGGPDFVNAVARLRTTLAPLALLDLLQALERRHGRERPYRNAPRTLDLDLLLYGDVTMDEPRLTLPHPRMHERAFVLRPLLDLAPALTLPQGRATDLLAAIDDQPIQRIAP from the coding sequence ATGACGGACGACGGCGCCCCGGCGGCGGTCACCGCCTACATCGGGCTGGGCGCCAACCTGGGCGATGCCGGCGCGACCTTGCGCCAGGCTCTGCGGGAACTGGCCGCCAGCAAGGGCATCACGGCCTGCGAGGCCTCTCCGTTCTACCGTTCGGCGCCGGTCGACGCCGGCGGCCCCGATTTCGTGAATGCCGTGGCGCGCCTGCGCACCACCCTGGCGCCGCTGGCTCTGCTGGACCTGTTGCAAGCGCTGGAGCGCCGCCATGGCCGCGAGCGTCCCTACCGGAACGCCCCGCGCACGCTGGACCTGGACCTGCTCCTGTACGGCGACGTGACCATGGACGAACCGCGCCTGACCCTGCCGCACCCACGCATGCACGAACGCGCCTTCGTGCTGCGCCCCCTACTCGACCTGGCGCCGGCCCTGACCCTGCCGCAAGGCCGCGCAACCGACCTGCTGGCCGCAATCGACGACCAACCGATCCAACGGATTGCCCCTTAA
- a CDS encoding fumarate hydratase: MTVTIKEEDFIQSIADGIQFISYYHPVDYIRHLARAYEREESPAARDAIAQILTNSRMCAEGKRPLCQDTGIVNVFLKVGMNVRFDTQRSLQELCDEGVRRGYTNPDNPLRASVLEDPLFSRRNTKDNTPCIVNVELVPGDKVDVQIASKGGGSENKSKFVMLNPSDSLVDWVLKTVPTMGAGWCPPGMLGIGVGGTAEKAALLAKQSLMEDIDMYELLERGPRTKLEELRIELYEKVNALGIGAQGLGGLTTVLDVKIATFPTHAASLPVAMIPNCAATRHAHFELDGSGPAHLTPPSLSEWPEVHWAPDYNKSKQVDLNTLTREEVASWKPGQTLLLSGKMLTGRDAAHKRIQDMLAKGEPLPVDFANRVIYYVGPVDPVRDEVVGPAGPTTSTRMDKFTDMMLDKTGLIAMIGKSERGPVAIEAIRKHGSAYLMAVGGAAYLVSKAIRSAKVLGFADLGMEAIYEFDVKDMPVTVAVDAQGTSVHATGPKEWQARIGKIPVVV; the protein is encoded by the coding sequence ATGACCGTCACCATCAAGGAAGAGGATTTCATCCAGTCGATCGCCGATGGAATCCAGTTCATCAGCTACTACCATCCGGTCGACTACATCCGCCACCTGGCGCGCGCCTACGAGCGCGAGGAAAGCCCGGCCGCGCGCGACGCCATCGCGCAGATCCTGACCAACTCGCGCATGTGCGCCGAGGGCAAGCGTCCGCTGTGCCAGGACACGGGCATCGTGAACGTCTTCCTCAAGGTCGGCATGAACGTGCGTTTCGACACGCAGCGCAGCCTTCAGGAACTCTGTGACGAGGGCGTGCGGCGCGGCTACACCAATCCCGACAACCCGCTGCGCGCCTCGGTGCTGGAAGATCCGCTGTTCTCCCGCCGCAACACCAAGGACAACACGCCCTGTATCGTCAACGTCGAGCTGGTCCCCGGGGACAAGGTCGACGTGCAGATCGCCTCCAAGGGCGGCGGTTCGGAAAACAAGTCCAAGTTCGTCATGCTCAATCCCAGCGATTCGCTGGTCGACTGGGTGCTGAAGACGGTGCCCACCATGGGCGCGGGCTGGTGTCCTCCGGGCATGCTGGGCATCGGCGTCGGCGGCACGGCCGAGAAGGCGGCGCTGCTGGCCAAGCAGTCGCTGATGGAAGACATCGACATGTACGAGCTGCTCGAACGCGGCCCCCGGACCAAGCTGGAGGAACTGCGCATCGAGCTGTACGAAAAGGTCAATGCGCTGGGCATCGGCGCCCAGGGCCTGGGCGGCCTGACCACGGTGCTGGACGTCAAGATCGCCACCTTCCCGACCCACGCGGCCTCGCTGCCCGTGGCCATGATCCCCAACTGTGCGGCCACGCGCCACGCGCATTTCGAGCTGGACGGCTCGGGCCCGGCGCACCTGACGCCGCCGTCGCTGTCCGAATGGCCCGAGGTGCACTGGGCGCCCGACTACAACAAGTCCAAGCAGGTCGACCTGAACACGCTGACGCGCGAGGAAGTGGCGAGCTGGAAGCCGGGCCAGACCCTGCTGTTGTCGGGCAAGATGCTGACCGGCCGCGACGCCGCGCACAAGCGCATCCAGGACATGCTGGCCAAGGGCGAGCCGCTGCCGGTGGATTTCGCCAACCGCGTCATCTACTACGTCGGCCCGGTCGATCCGGTCCGCGACGAGGTGGTCGGTCCGGCGGGCCCCACCACGTCCACGCGCATGGACAAGTTCACCGACATGATGCTGGACAAGACCGGCCTGATCGCCATGATCGGCAAGTCCGAGCGCGGTCCGGTGGCGATCGAGGCCATCCGCAAGCACGGCTCGGCCTACCTGATGGCGGTGGGCGGCGCCGCCTACCTGGTGTCCAAGGCGATCCGCTCCGCCAAGGTGCTGGGCTTCGCCGACCTCGGCATGGAAGCGATCTACGAGTTCGACGTCAAGGACATGCCGGTGACGGTGGCGGTGGACGCCCAGGGCACCTCGGTGCACGCCACCGGCCCGAAGGAGTGGCAGGCGCGCATCGGCAAGATCCCAGTAGTGGTGTGA